The proteins below are encoded in one region of Hydrogenobacter sp.:
- a CDS encoding YggT family protein — translation MIKGFLSLILNLLIILVIFHAIASWFPSLRRSKLYEYTDRLVSPMLEPIRSVIKPINGLDFSPMILLFLIYIIKYLLRL, via the coding sequence GTGATTAAAGGCTTTCTGTCCCTGATCCTCAATTTGCTTATTATTCTTGTCATATTTCACGCCATAGCGTCGTGGTTTCCATCTTTAAGGAGAAGTAAGCTGTACGAATATACGGACAGATTAGTTTCTCCCATGCTTGAACCTATAAGATCGGTGATAAAACCTATAAACGGTCTGGACTTTTCCCCCATGATACTTCTATTTCTCATATATATCATCAAATACCTACTCAGGCTTTGA